Proteins encoded together in one Quercus lobata isolate SW786 chromosome 3, ValleyOak3.0 Primary Assembly, whole genome shotgun sequence window:
- the LOC115979476 gene encoding D-amino-acid transaminase, chloroplastic-like isoform X1, with protein MENSSSYSDQKSGDSLEAGNGSGFQVHVFSSSSELLEKLHEKWNSVKKQPYPAMYSSTFGGIILDPAMMVIPIDDHMVHRGHGVFDTAIILNGYLYELDAHLDRFLRSASNARISSPFPRSVLRSILVQLSAASQCKKGTLRYWLSAGPGDFLLSPAGCPTSAFYAVVIDEDFSQCKEGVKVVTSTVPMKAPQFATMKNVNYLPNVLSQMEAEEKGAFASIWVDEEGYIAEGPNVNVAFINHDKELLLPSFDKILSGCTAKRLLELASKLVEQGRLKDVKNTNLTVEEAKGAAEMMFVGSTLPVLPIISWDEQPIGDGKVGELTMALSDLLWDDMVAGPEVQRIPVPYV; from the exons ATGGAAAACAGTAGCTCTTATTCTGATCAGAAATCAGGTG ATTCATTGGAGGCTGGAAATGGCAGTGGATTTCAAGTTCATGTGTTCTCATCATCATCTGAG TTGCTTGAAAAGCTGCATGAGAAGTGGAATTCAGTGAAAAAGCAACCATATCCAGCAATGTATTCCAGCACATTTGGAGGAATTATTCTTGATCCAGCCATGATGGTAATTCCAATTGATGATCACATGGTTCATCGAGGGCATGGTGTGTTTGACACAGCTATTATATTAAATGG ATACCTCTATGAGCTGGATGCTCACTTGGACCGTTTCCTCAGATCGGCTTCAAATGCAAGGATTTCGTCTCCCTTTCCTCGGTCAGTTCTTCGAAGCATTCTTGTGCAGCTGAGTGCAGCATCTCAGTGCAAGAAAGGAACTCTGAGGTACTGGTTAAGTGCAGGTCCTGGAGATTTCTTGCTTTCACCTGCAGGATGCCCAACCTCTGCATTCTATGCTGTAGTCATAGATGAAGACTTTTCTCAGTGCAAAGAAGGGGTGAAAGTGGTGACATCCACTGTCCCCATGAAGGCACCTCAATTTGCAACAATGAAGAATGTAAACTACCTCCCTAATGTCCTTTCACAGATGGAAGCTGAGGAGAAGGGAGCATTTGCTTCTATTTGGGTTGATGAGGAAGGTTATATTGCTGAAGGCCCAAATGTAAATGTTGCTTTTATCAACCATGATAAGGAGCTTCTCTTGCCTTCGTTTGATAAGATCCTCAGTGGGTGCACTGCAAAAAGGCTTCTTGAACTTGCATCCAAGTTGGTCGAGCAGGGACGTCTAAAAGAtgtgaaaaatacaaatttaactGTGGAGGAAGCAAAAGGTGCTGCTGAAATGATGTTTGTAGGAAGCACGCTACCTGTATTGCCAATCATCAGTTGGGATGAACAACCCATTGGAGATG GTAAAGTGGGAGAATTAACAATGGCACTCTCGGATCTGCTTTGGGATGATATGGTAGCTGGACCTGAAGTACAGAGGATACCTGTTCCTTACGTGTAG
- the LOC115979476 gene encoding D-amino-acid transaminase, chloroplastic-like isoform X2: protein MENSSSYSDQKSDSLEAGNGSGFQVHVFSSSSELLEKLHEKWNSVKKQPYPAMYSSTFGGIILDPAMMVIPIDDHMVHRGHGVFDTAIILNGYLYELDAHLDRFLRSASNARISSPFPRSVLRSILVQLSAASQCKKGTLRYWLSAGPGDFLLSPAGCPTSAFYAVVIDEDFSQCKEGVKVVTSTVPMKAPQFATMKNVNYLPNVLSQMEAEEKGAFASIWVDEEGYIAEGPNVNVAFINHDKELLLPSFDKILSGCTAKRLLELASKLVEQGRLKDVKNTNLTVEEAKGAAEMMFVGSTLPVLPIISWDEQPIGDGKVGELTMALSDLLWDDMVAGPEVQRIPVPYV, encoded by the exons ATGGAAAACAGTAGCTCTTATTCTGATCAGAAATCAG ATTCATTGGAGGCTGGAAATGGCAGTGGATTTCAAGTTCATGTGTTCTCATCATCATCTGAG TTGCTTGAAAAGCTGCATGAGAAGTGGAATTCAGTGAAAAAGCAACCATATCCAGCAATGTATTCCAGCACATTTGGAGGAATTATTCTTGATCCAGCCATGATGGTAATTCCAATTGATGATCACATGGTTCATCGAGGGCATGGTGTGTTTGACACAGCTATTATATTAAATGG ATACCTCTATGAGCTGGATGCTCACTTGGACCGTTTCCTCAGATCGGCTTCAAATGCAAGGATTTCGTCTCCCTTTCCTCGGTCAGTTCTTCGAAGCATTCTTGTGCAGCTGAGTGCAGCATCTCAGTGCAAGAAAGGAACTCTGAGGTACTGGTTAAGTGCAGGTCCTGGAGATTTCTTGCTTTCACCTGCAGGATGCCCAACCTCTGCATTCTATGCTGTAGTCATAGATGAAGACTTTTCTCAGTGCAAAGAAGGGGTGAAAGTGGTGACATCCACTGTCCCCATGAAGGCACCTCAATTTGCAACAATGAAGAATGTAAACTACCTCCCTAATGTCCTTTCACAGATGGAAGCTGAGGAGAAGGGAGCATTTGCTTCTATTTGGGTTGATGAGGAAGGTTATATTGCTGAAGGCCCAAATGTAAATGTTGCTTTTATCAACCATGATAAGGAGCTTCTCTTGCCTTCGTTTGATAAGATCCTCAGTGGGTGCACTGCAAAAAGGCTTCTTGAACTTGCATCCAAGTTGGTCGAGCAGGGACGTCTAAAAGAtgtgaaaaatacaaatttaactGTGGAGGAAGCAAAAGGTGCTGCTGAAATGATGTTTGTAGGAAGCACGCTACCTGTATTGCCAATCATCAGTTGGGATGAACAACCCATTGGAGATG GTAAAGTGGGAGAATTAACAATGGCACTCTCGGATCTGCTTTGGGATGATATGGTAGCTGGACCTGAAGTACAGAGGATACCTGTTCCTTACGTGTAG